TGTCTTTAAAACAAATGGAGGTAAATCTACCTCATCTTTTTCTCCCGCCTTGTTCTGAATCCACTGTATATGCATCATACCTTACTGCCCTCATTTCAGAATGATGAGGGTGATTCTAAGTTAGCTCACTGTAATTCCCATTTCCATATGCCAGTCTAACCTGGATGCAGTGATGCTTCTTCCCCTCTGGTCATCAGGGTCACAGAATTCATATCCCCTGTAAAATAGGCTAAAGGCCAAGGAAAGAGCCTTAAGCATGGTCCTTCTATCACATACCTGATTCCTAGCACCAGGAAACTCCCAAAGTCAAGCTGTCCAGTCTTTTCTTAGACCCACAAGAGGGAACAGGGAACATTCAACCCTCTTCTATCCCTCACTTTTGAGAGGTAACCTGCCTCCATGGTCAGGCTTTCATCTCTCATCCTCTTCTAGGCAGTACTTTGGATAcagaaaaaagatacagaaatgaaAGGAATGATAGAGAAGATAAAGTTTCATCTGTTGGATCATGTGCCACCCATCCAAGCAATGGTCCACACAGGTTCCTACCATATATTAATTGCTTACTGTGGTGACATGCACCTGTGGCTCTTTGGAGATCACCGTCGAGAATTCACATCTCTCAGTAGAGTACTCTGTCGTTTCTCCATCAGCTGCCTCTGCTACGACTCAGAAGCTGAGATGCTGCTGTCTGGCACCTTGGGGGCTGTGGTTACCTGGTTTATCTTGCCAAATGGCAGGGGCCTCCAAATGGCACAAACTATGCCAATGGCTGGAGGTAAGCTTATGCAGGGCTTTTCCCTGCATGGCCCCCAAGGCTCCCTCCTGGCTCTTTGTGAGAATAAGGTGATATTCTTTACCCACCAGGGTCAGGGCCAGCTAGAAGAGGTAAAGAAATTTACTCCCATCACCAGTGGTTCCTCCATCACCTGCTCCTTCACTTGTGTCTCTCAGGGATATTTCTATGCTGGAAACAGGGATGGAGAAATCTATGCTTGGGGTCTAGACCAAGGTAACTTCCTCCACAGCTTCCAGGCCCACTCCTCATCAGTGATATGTATCCAAAGCCGGCCAGAGACCCACACCTTACTAACAGCAGGCAGTGAAGGTGTAGTGAAAGAATGGAACCTTGCCTTTGGGAACTTGCTGCGGCAGCTGGATATTGATGAGGATCTGCAGAAACTGCAGTTCATTGATAACACCTCTTTTTTCTGCCAGACTACCTACACTTTCTCATTGTACCACCTGCCCTACTTTTATAGCCTCTTCAATATCTGTGGTTCTGCTCCCCTGAAGGTGCAGCGGGTCTGCTGTGGCCATAATTGGATTCGGATCCTGTGTGTCACTAAGGATGGTTTGTTGCGCTTCTTGTCACCAGTAACAGGAGATCTCCTGGTTATCACCTGGCCTCTGCTTATCATGGATAAGGCTGTGGCTTGGGCCTATGATTCAGACAGAGAGGAGCTCTTTGTGACAACAGACAGTTCAGAGGTGCTGGTGTTTGATGCAACACGCTCCCCTTGCACAGCCATGTATCTTGTGTGCACTTCAGTAAACCCTGGGGATAGAGTAAGGTGCCTGGCTTATGGGAAGTCCCATTTGGGTAAGAGCCCGGTAGGGTTGATGTTCTGTGAGCATGAGAGTGGCATTGTGAGAATCCTCTCCCACTATAGCTGTGCCCGAACAGAGAAGACTATTCACTCTGGGGCAGTACTGGCATTGTCTACCCTGGAAGGTCCCCAGAAGTACTCATTGCTGTGTTCCTACGGCATGGATAATATTGTACACATGACAGAAGCTGTGCTTCAGGAGAACAAGGTAATCCTGCAGACCGTCAGCAAAATTCTCTGTAATTGCCAAAATTCTCTGTAGTTGCTTCCTAAAACACGTGATACTCTTACCAGGTTCTGTGGGTGCCATCACTGAGAACCACTGTTGGCGTCTCTGGCACTACGAAAATTTTCTGACATCTTCAGAATCAGAGCAAAGCTCTGTCTAACGAGACAAAATGTCTGCACCAGTGTGCCATCACTTCATTTGATGTCTGCCTTTCCCTGAAACTTTTTGTCACAGGGGACATTGATGGTTCAGTCCGGTTCTGGGACTTCCATGGTAAACTCATAACTGAGTTGGACTCAGCATTACATTTTGGCCTAGTCTGCTTTGCCAATAATCGGGGTGACCTGCTTTTGACTTTCAACCTGAGTCTTTACCTGGTATCCTGCTTAAAATTGCTCCCTCCAGCTCAGCTGATTCACctagctattgtaaacaatgcagATGAAATACTAGAAGGCCCTAAACCCTTCTTGCCTAGCTTCTTCTTTTCATCTGAAAGCGTATTTGTACCCAGATTTGTCTACTGTGGTCAAGGGCTGCAGGAATTACAGGGGCTAGAAGCCCTTGTCAACAAACAGGCCATTGCCTTTGACAACACTGTGCCCCATGTTGTAGAGGAAGAGCGACATAAGTCCTCTGTGATTCAAGAGGGATCAAAATTGCATTTTTTGGAGGATAAGGATATTAATTTTTCTACTCTTAATCCCAAGCATGATCGTCCTCTACACAGGGTTCCTGCTTGATTGCGGCTGGCTGGCTGGAATGGATTGAAACCCTACCATATTTTACGGCGCTTCTTTGGTCGAGGGCGGCAATGGCCCTTTCCTCCTGATGGCTACATCCCCAACTCAGTGATCCGTGCCCGCCTTTGGCCTGAGGGCACCCCAATCTTCCTACGCTATGATCTGCCCCCATCCTACCAAGATAAGGACTGGGACATGACTGAACTCAGCAGACGCCAGGCACAGTCACCTATGACTccagtaaaagagaaaatctcagagAGTAAACAGGGTTATAAATCCAAGCAGCAGAAACAAACTTTCTTTGATGGTCTCATGAACATGATCAACCAAAATTGTACGGGAAGAAAATTTGATGAAGgacttattaatattttaatcgaGGCCATCCTCAACCTCACAGTTTGCTGTTCTATAGAGCAATACAAGACATATATTAGTGTTCTGGCAAAAATTTTTGCCTTCTATGAAGTATCTTCAAGGTTGCACTCTGAGGCTGCCAGTCGCCTCCTAGAAGATACAACTCATTCCAATCCACAGGTCCGTGAGATAGCCTGGGAGGGGCTAGAGAGGCTGGGCCTCATGAGCCATCTCTTTGCTGTTCCACTGGCTATGGGATTGATGGACAGTGATGAAAATGTGCGGGCTAAGGCCTTATACCTTATGATGAGAGTCACAGGCATCCAAACTAAGAGTATGCTGGTAGGCCTGCTGAAGAGACAAGAAACTTTCCAGGAAATGCAGCAAGTTGGGTGGCAGCCTTCTTCGCTTCTGTTCCTTCTAGCTCCTAACCTCCAAAATCTGACTGCTGCTTCTCCTCCACCAccccttttctgttcttttcatctgcCTATGTTCTTTGTATTCTATTTGTTTTTCACCCAAGTGCCTATCCCTCTTCTGTCCGTTGACTAGCCTGCCCTTCCATCATTTTCTCACTTCCTTAAGATTCCTCAAGACTCAAGTCCCCAAATCTCCTAAATGAAGAAGCATCATGGGTCACCCTGACTACTCTATTCCGTGctattttagattatttattctttatccATCCTTTACTTCTAAGTACTCTGTCCTAGTTGGCTACCTTATCCCTGCTTCTTCCATTGTTTTTGAACCTCCTCGTCCTGtactttcccctcctcctcctcttctaattttgttttattgctgGCTCAGTATTATCCTTCTTTTCCCTTGACTTTTGTAGGCAGGACTTTATTGGAGAAGCCTCTCCGGACCGGCTGCTGGGAATTCAAGCTAATGATATCCAGTACCTCCTTACTCAGGTGGAGCAGCGGCTAAATGAGAAAGTGACCTTGTCACACAGAGACAAGCAA
This genomic interval from Vicugna pacos chromosome 9, VicPac4, whole genome shotgun sequence contains the following:
- the LOC102526745 gene encoding LOW QUALITY PROTEIN: WD repeat-containing protein 87-like (The sequence of the model RefSeq protein was modified relative to this genomic sequence to represent the inferred CDS: inserted 2 bases in 1 codon; deleted 1 base in 1 codon; substituted 1 base at 1 genomic stop codon); this encodes MIEKIKFHLLDHVPPIQAMVHTGSYHILIAYCGDMHLWLFGDHRREFTSLSRVLCRFSISCLCYDSEAEMLLSGTLGAVVTWFILPNGRGLQMAQTMPMAGGKLMQGFSLHGPQGSLLALCENKVIFFTHQGQGQLEEVKKFTPITSGSSITCSFTCVSQGYFYAGNRDGEIYAWGLDQGNFLHSFQAHSSSVICIQSRPETHTLLTAGSEGVVKEWNLAFGNLLRQLDIDEDLQKLQFIDNTSFFCQTTYTFSLYHLPYFYSLFNICGSAPLKVQRVCCGHNWIRILCVTKDGLLRFLSPVTGDLLVITWPLLIMDKAVAWAYDSDREELFVTTDSSEVLVFDATRSPCTAMYLVCTSVNPGDRVRCLAYGKSHLGKSPVGLMFCEHESGIVRILSHYSCARTEKTIHSGAVLALSTLEGPQKYSLLCSYGMDNIVHMTEAVLQENKVILRPSAKFSVIAKILCSCFLKHVILLPGSVGAITENHCWRLWHYENFLTSXQNQSKALSNETKCLHQCAITSFDVCLSLKLFVTGDIDGSVRFWDFHGKLITELDSALHFGLVCFANNRGDLLLTFNLSLYLVSCLKLLPPAQLIHLAIVNNADEILEGPKPFLPSFFFSSESVFVPRFVYCGQGLQELQGLEALVNKQAIAFDNTVPHVVEEERHKSSVIQEGSKLHFLEDKDINFSTLNPKHDRPLHRVPAXLRLAGWNGLKPYHILRRFFGRGRQWPFPPDGYIPNSVIRARLWPEGTPIFLRYDLPPSYQDKDWDMTELSRRQAQSPMTPVKEKISESKQGYKSKQQKQTFFDGLMNMINQNCTGRKFDEGLINILIEAILNLTVCCSIEQYKTYISVLAKIFAFYEVSSRLHSEAASRLLEDTTHSNPQVREIAWEGLERLGLMSHLFAVPLAMGLMDSDENVRAKALYLMMRVTGIQTKSMLVGLLKRQETFQEMQQDFIGEASPDRLLGIQANDIQYLLTQVEQRLNEKVTLSHRDKQFPFSLDIA